One part of the Armatimonadota bacterium genome encodes these proteins:
- a CDS encoding DNA-3-methyladenine glycosylase 2 family protein: MSIEAAEKHLATVEPKFASLIQSHGSCVLVDEGDERTIYEALMRAILFQQLSGKAASTIRDRLYALFPEHQHPPHEKLVLLTVEEFRAVGVSRQKAGYLQDLASKAPSIPTEEELHTLSDDDIIDRLVPIKGVGRWTVEMLLMFKLGRLDVLPVDDMGVQEGVRRFYGLEKRPKRKEMEALTETWRPYRSVGSWYMWRVCDDKTSLELASK, translated from the coding sequence ATGAGCATCGAAGCCGCCGAAAAACACCTCGCAACCGTAGAGCCGAAATTTGCTTCGCTGATCCAGTCGCACGGCTCCTGCGTGCTGGTGGACGAAGGCGATGAGCGAACGATTTACGAGGCGCTAATGCGCGCGATCCTCTTCCAACAGCTTTCCGGCAAGGCGGCTTCGACGATCCGCGATCGGCTCTACGCCCTCTTTCCTGAGCATCAGCACCCGCCCCACGAAAAGTTGGTCCTGCTGACGGTCGAAGAGTTTCGGGCCGTCGGCGTGTCGCGACAGAAAGCGGGATATTTACAAGATTTAGCTTCGAAAGCGCCCTCAATCCCCACGGAAGAGGAGCTTCACACATTGTCAGACGACGACATCATCGATCGCCTAGTGCCGATCAAAGGGGTCGGACGATGGACGGTCGAGATGCTACTGATGTTCAAGCTCGGACGCCTCGACGTTCTGCCCGTGGACGACATGGGTGTGCAGGAGGGCGTACGCCGCTTTTATGGGCTGGAGAAGCGGCCGAAGCGGAAGGAGATGGAAGCGCTGACCGAGACATGGCGTCCCTACCGGTCGGTGGGGAGCTGGTACATGTGGCGAGTTTGCGACGACAAGACTAGCTTAGAGTTGGCCAGCAAGTAG
- the hisG gene encoding ATP phosphoribosyltransferase, whose amino-acid sequence MSALVKLALPTGRIQSNVFKLLNDAGVEIHGGPRSYRPAISLDGFEAKILKTQNIVEMLDIGRRDVGFAGADWVKELNADVVELLDTGMDGVRIVAAAPAGFPDAESYKGRQLIVATEYVKIAEEWVRAKGWDAKVIRSYGTTEAFPPEDADCIVDNTSSGATLEASKLYIIETLLRSSTRVFASKQAMDDPDKRAKIEDFVLILRSVMNARTRVMVEVNVSKEDLEAVASILPCMRQPTIAALHGDAGYVVKAAVQKSELPTLIPIIKQKGGTDIVVSTLSNVIP is encoded by the coding sequence ATGTCAGCTCTCGTAAAACTCGCACTCCCCACCGGACGGATTCAAAGTAACGTCTTCAAGCTCCTCAATGACGCCGGGGTCGAGATTCATGGCGGGCCGCGCTCCTATCGACCAGCGATCTCGCTCGACGGATTCGAGGCAAAGATCCTCAAGACCCAGAACATCGTCGAGATGCTGGACATCGGTCGCCGTGATGTGGGCTTTGCCGGAGCCGACTGGGTGAAGGAACTGAACGCCGACGTGGTGGAACTCCTCGATACCGGCATGGACGGCGTGCGAATCGTGGCCGCCGCGCCCGCTGGGTTTCCCGATGCTGAATCCTACAAGGGACGCCAACTGATCGTCGCCACCGAATATGTGAAGATCGCCGAGGAGTGGGTGCGGGCCAAAGGCTGGGATGCCAAGGTCATCCGCTCGTACGGCACCACCGAGGCCTTTCCGCCCGAAGACGCCGACTGCATTGTCGACAACACGTCCAGCGGCGCGACCCTCGAAGCCTCCAAGCTCTACATCATCGAAACCCTCCTTCGCTCCTCGACGCGCGTCTTTGCCAGCAAGCAGGCGATGGACGACCCCGATAAACGTGCGAAGATCGAGGACTTTGTGCTGATTTTGCGCTCGGTGATGAATGCGCGAACACGGGTGATGGTCGAAGTGAACGTCAGTAAAGAAGACTTGGAAGCCGTCGCCTCGATTCTGCCGTGCATGCGCCAACCCACCATCGCAGCCCTGCATGGGGACGCGGGCTACGTGGTGAAGGCAGCGGTGCAAAAGTCGGAACTGCCAACCCTGATCCCTATCATCAAGCAGAAAGGCGGCACCGACATCGTCGTCTCGACCCTCTCCAACGTGATTCCATGA
- the hisH gene encoding imidazole glycerol phosphate synthase subunit HisH, which yields MSKTITIINTGVANIASVQSAFSKLGYECAFAQTADEVFENPAVILPGVGAFGAGMKALDDLGFTRALRLRIESGKATLAVCLGMQLLCESSEETPGVAGLGILKAPIRRFAQGVRVPHFGWNLVESSSPFFGSGYAYFANSYRLDKAPAGWEVATCDHGGEFVAAIRRGSVVAAQFHPEISSSYGRELLKKWLEGVRW from the coding sequence ATGAGTAAAACTATCACCATCATCAACACGGGTGTCGCCAACATCGCCTCCGTCCAGTCCGCTTTCTCCAAGCTCGGCTACGAATGCGCGTTCGCCCAAACCGCCGATGAAGTTTTCGAGAACCCCGCCGTCATCCTCCCGGGTGTCGGCGCTTTTGGGGCCGGAATGAAGGCCCTCGACGACCTCGGATTCACGCGCGCGCTCCGGCTCCGAATCGAGTCGGGCAAGGCCACCCTGGCCGTCTGCCTTGGCATGCAGTTATTGTGCGAATCCAGCGAAGAAACGCCTGGCGTCGCGGGTCTGGGCATCCTCAAAGCCCCGATTCGCCGCTTTGCTCAAGGCGTGCGGGTGCCGCACTTCGGCTGGAATCTGGTCGAGTCGTCATCCCCGTTCTTCGGTTCGGGCTACGCCTACTTCGCCAATTCGTATCGGCTCGATAAGGCTCCGGCGGGCTGGGAGGTCGCCACCTGCGACCACGGAGGGGAATTCGTCGCCGCCATCCGGCGTGGGAGCGTGGTCGCCGCCCAATTCCACCCCGAGATATCGAGCTCATACGGAAGGGAACTGCTGAAGAAGTGGCTGGAGGGCGTGCGATGGTAA
- the hisE gene encoding phosphoribosyl-ATP diphosphatase, which translates to MIIPSIDLQSGKAVQLIGGKDFAIDGGDPQNWANEFGLASEIAVIDLDAAMNTGSNRETIVSLLKGRRCRVGGGIRSVEDALFYLDAGATQVIIGTKATPELLSQLPRERVIAALDTKHDEVVVDGWATNTKAKIEDKIEELKPYVGGFLVTFVELEGRMNSIDIERSRRLKNLCGDVKLTVAGGVAKTEEIAELDALGIDVQVGMALYSRKMAYPDAVIAPLIRRVPQGPWATVVCNEHGVALGLAWSSLESIQLAFKEQRGIYWSRSRQQIWRKGETSGAVQELLRVDLDCDRDAIRFTVRQGGAGFCHLNTTTCWGDAAGLTKLEETMVARKRTATPGSYTNRLFSDDDLLNAKITEEAKELTEATDRDHITKEAADVLYFTLAKLTKEGIPLSDVAAELDMRARKVTRRPGDKKS; encoded by the coding sequence GTGATTATCCCGTCCATCGACCTCCAAAGCGGCAAAGCCGTCCAACTGATCGGCGGTAAGGACTTTGCCATCGACGGTGGCGACCCGCAAAACTGGGCCAACGAGTTTGGCCTCGCCTCCGAAATCGCCGTGATCGACCTCGATGCCGCCATGAACACCGGCTCGAACCGCGAGACCATCGTCTCACTCCTGAAAGGTCGACGATGCCGGGTCGGCGGCGGAATCCGAAGTGTCGAAGACGCCCTTTTCTATCTCGACGCCGGCGCAACCCAGGTCATCATCGGCACCAAAGCCACGCCAGAACTGCTCTCCCAACTCCCGCGAGAGCGGGTCATCGCCGCACTCGATACCAAGCACGACGAGGTCGTCGTCGATGGCTGGGCCACCAATACCAAGGCGAAAATCGAAGACAAAATCGAGGAGCTGAAGCCCTACGTTGGCGGCTTTTTGGTCACCTTTGTCGAGCTCGAAGGTCGCATGAACTCCATCGACATCGAGCGATCGCGACGGCTCAAGAATCTCTGCGGCGACGTTAAGCTCACCGTCGCCGGCGGCGTCGCCAAAACGGAAGAGATTGCCGAACTCGACGCGTTGGGGATCGATGTGCAGGTCGGTATGGCCCTCTACTCGCGCAAAATGGCCTATCCAGATGCGGTCATCGCGCCTCTAATCCGGCGCGTCCCGCAGGGTCCGTGGGCCACCGTCGTCTGCAACGAACACGGCGTCGCCCTCGGCCTCGCGTGGTCGTCGCTGGAGTCAATCCAACTCGCCTTCAAAGAGCAGAGGGGCATCTATTGGTCCCGCTCGCGACAGCAGATTTGGCGCAAAGGCGAGACGTCGGGTGCCGTCCAAGAACTTCTGCGCGTGGACCTCGATTGTGACCGCGATGCCATCCGCTTTACGGTTCGGCAGGGCGGAGCCGGCTTCTGCCACCTCAACACCACGACCTGTTGGGGCGACGCGGCAGGACTGACGAAGCTGGAAGAAACCATGGTCGCCCGTAAGCGCACGGCGACGCCGGGCTCCTACACCAACCGTCTATTCTCCGACGACGACCTGCTGAACGCCAAGATCACCGAAGAAGCCAAGGAGCTAACCGAAGCGACCGACCGCGATCATATCACTAAGGAGGCCGCCGATGTGTTGTACTTTACGCTCGCGAAGCTCACCAAAGAGGGCATTCCCCTTAGCGATGTTGCCGCCGAATTGGACATGCGAGCGCGAAAGGTCACCCGCCGACCGGGAGACAAGAAATCATGA
- the hisF gene encoding imidazole glycerol phosphate synthase subunit HisF, which yields MVTKRIIPCLDCKDGRVVKGIQFQGLTDAGSPSELAARYELEGADELVVLDVGATVGGRDIQMQTVKEVRAELSIPLTVGGGVRTVEDIEKLLHSGADKVSMNSAAVVNPNLVAEASKAFGAQCTVVAIDTKRFGKQWMVLTKSGTEPQPLDTIDWAKKVEDLGAGEILLTSFDRDGTQLGYDLELLLAVTDAVQIPVIASGGAKVTQDLVRAFEAGADAVLAASMFHYQTTTIGKVKQELRQAGVEVRL from the coding sequence ATGGTAACCAAGCGAATCATCCCCTGCCTCGACTGCAAAGACGGCCGCGTGGTCAAAGGCATCCAATTCCAGGGCCTCACCGACGCCGGATCGCCGAGCGAACTAGCCGCCCGCTACGAACTGGAAGGCGCCGATGAACTCGTCGTCCTTGACGTCGGCGCAACCGTCGGCGGCCGAGACATCCAGATGCAGACCGTGAAAGAAGTCCGCGCCGAGCTCTCTATTCCCCTCACCGTTGGTGGCGGCGTCCGCACCGTCGAGGACATCGAAAAGCTCCTCCATTCTGGGGCAGACAAGGTTTCGATGAACTCCGCCGCGGTCGTAAATCCCAACCTGGTGGCCGAAGCCAGCAAGGCGTTTGGGGCCCAATGCACCGTCGTCGCGATCGACACCAAACGCTTCGGAAAGCAGTGGATGGTGCTCACTAAGTCCGGCACCGAACCCCAGCCGCTCGATACCATCGACTGGGCAAAGAAGGTCGAAGACCTCGGCGCGGGCGAAATTCTGCTCACCAGTTTCGACCGTGACGGAACCCAGCTTGGCTACGACCTGGAACTGCTGTTGGCTGTCACCGACGCAGTTCAAATACCGGTCATTGCGTCGGGCGGAGCCAAAGTGACCCAAGACCTTGTGCGCGCGTTCGAAGCCGGAGCCGATGCGGTGCTGGCGGCATCGATGTTCCACTATCAAACCACCACCATCGGAAAAGTGAAGCAAGAACTACGACAAGCAGGCGTCGAGGTGCGGCTGTGA
- a CDS encoding thioredoxin fold domain-containing protein, with the protein MGMKLFSSIALVLVAGLSVAAPTAKELLAKASADARKSGKNVLVIFHASWCGWCHKLDDFLEKTDEGKMVTNGLEVVHFTVLEDPKHKADENQGAIELMNKWGSEKAGLPFMVIIDAKTGKPVINSFAKEGDTSSNTGYPAQPAEVAHFMKMLEVGAKKINKTNREKIGAWLKANAPG; encoded by the coding sequence ATGGGCATGAAGCTCTTTTCGTCGATCGCTCTCGTCCTCGTGGCTGGCCTCAGCGTGGCCGCTCCGACCGCTAAAGAATTGCTAGCCAAGGCTTCGGCCGATGCGCGCAAAAGCGGTAAGAATGTGCTCGTAATCTTCCATGCATCTTGGTGTGGCTGGTGCCACAAGCTGGACGACTTTTTGGAGAAGACCGACGAAGGCAAGATGGTGACAAACGGCCTGGAAGTGGTTCATTTCACGGTTCTGGAAGACCCGAAGCATAAGGCCGACGAGAACCAGGGCGCCATCGAGCTGATGAACAAATGGGGAAGCGAAAAGGCGGGCCTGCCGTTCATGGTGATCATTGATGCCAAGACGGGCAAGCCGGTCATCAACTCGTTTGCCAAGGAGGGCGACACCTCGAGCAACACCGGCTACCCGGCTCAACCGGCTGAGGTCGCGCACTTTATGAAGATGCTCGAGGTTGGCGCGAAGAAAATCAACAAGACTAACCGCGAAAAGATCGGGGCATGGCTAAAGGCGAACGCGCCTGGCTAG
- a CDS encoding uridine kinase → MSVRVIGIGGGTGSGKSTIANALAERLDAAVMRIDDYYRPFDHLTFAEREKINFDAPESIDHHLLHDHLSRLVEGQPVEKPHYDFSRHTRAVFGDLVHPKPVVIVEGLFALHWAEINRLYHTSIFVETPRDIRFSRRLKRDIEERGRDEADVTFRFHSHVNPMHEIYVQPTATQADLVVYGHHDFEHTFAQAMAHVAEAGPVVL, encoded by the coding sequence ATGTCGGTTCGCGTCATTGGAATTGGAGGAGGCACGGGGTCGGGCAAATCGACCATCGCCAACGCTCTTGCTGAGCGATTGGACGCCGCCGTCATGCGCATCGACGACTACTATCGCCCCTTCGACCACCTAACGTTCGCTGAGCGCGAGAAGATCAACTTCGACGCGCCCGAGTCCATTGACCACCATCTCCTGCACGATCATCTTTCGCGATTGGTGGAGGGTCAGCCGGTCGAGAAACCGCACTACGATTTCTCTCGCCACACCCGCGCCGTATTCGGCGACCTGGTCCACCCCAAACCGGTGGTCATCGTCGAGGGGCTCTTCGCCCTGCACTGGGCCGAGATCAACCGCTTGTATCACACGTCGATCTTTGTCGAAACGCCCCGCGACATCCGCTTTTCCCGGCGCCTAAAGCGCGACATTGAGGAGCGAGGGCGGGACGAGGCCGACGTGACTTTCCGCTTCCACTCGCACGTGAACCCGATGCACGAGATCTACGTCCAGCCAACGGCGACGCAGGCTGATCTGGTGGTGTATGGACACCACGATTTCGAGCACACCTTCGCGCAGGCGATGGCGCATGTGGCCGAAGCCGGCCCAGTCGTCCTCTAA
- a CDS encoding PAS domain S-box protein has translation MLTVRMNQSEESGVLSNRERQILVLAAKGLTDAGIAQKLGISVATVGTYWGRIRGKSGQHSRTELVANFMRDKASHSLDELRRENERLTQELAQKAKVADTAKATLDLLKRVLSSAPDAIMLINEQGIIEYANEEAERLFGYGHLELNGQSVALLVPKRFHGVHVRHRARYMSNPSKRRMGDHYGTSGVRKDGSEFLTVTTLSAVKTASSTIVTVFIRALDDTSLLDS, from the coding sequence ATGCTAACTGTAAGGATGAATCAGTCCGAAGAGTCTGGTGTACTGAGCAACCGCGAACGGCAAATACTGGTGCTGGCCGCAAAGGGGCTCACGGACGCAGGCATTGCGCAGAAACTTGGGATCAGTGTCGCGACGGTCGGCACTTATTGGGGGCGTATTCGCGGCAAGAGCGGTCAGCACAGTCGGACCGAGCTTGTTGCGAATTTTATGCGTGATAAGGCCAGCCACTCTCTGGACGAGCTTCGTCGCGAGAACGAGCGACTGACCCAGGAGTTGGCGCAGAAGGCGAAGGTCGCCGACACGGCAAAGGCCACCCTCGACCTTCTGAAGCGGGTGCTGAGTTCGGCTCCCGACGCCATCATGCTCATCAACGAGCAAGGCATCATCGAATATGCGAACGAAGAGGCGGAACGCCTGTTCGGCTACGGCCACCTGGAGCTTAACGGCCAATCCGTCGCGCTCCTGGTCCCCAAGCGTTTTCACGGCGTGCATGTGCGGCATCGCGCCCGCTACATGTCGAACCCAAGCAAGCGGCGAATGGGCGACCACTATGGTACTTCTGGAGTTCGCAAAGACGGCTCCGAATTCTTGACCGTCACCACGCTTAGCGCGGTTAAGACGGCCTCTTCGACAATCGTCACCGTGTTCATCCGGGCTCTGGACGATACGAGCCTGCTCGATTCCTAA
- a CDS encoding peptide ABC transporter, whose protein sequence is MKVFISADIEGITGLVSWSQCSRPNGESWDYPFARRMMTHDVNSAIRGARAGGATKVVVKDSHGNSKNLLIEDLEPGIELISGHGSGRDGMMEGIDDTFDAAFLVGYHAKAGTALGIMEHTYTGRSHRLFINEMEVGEMGLSAATAGRFGVPLAMVSSDEQGCKEAASFLPGVHTAITKYGIGRYMGRLLHPSETGPLIEATATAALKKLNQPWTFEGPCTVRLEVNRTEDADWAARIPGVTRVDGYNVSATLPNYADAQSMAVVLLSVGSLGMASHD, encoded by the coding sequence GTGAAAGTCTTCATCTCCGCCGACATCGAGGGCATTACCGGCCTCGTCTCTTGGTCCCAGTGCAGTCGCCCGAACGGCGAAAGTTGGGACTACCCATTTGCTCGGCGCATGATGACCCACGACGTGAACTCGGCTATCCGCGGCGCTCGGGCGGGCGGAGCGACCAAGGTCGTGGTGAAGGACTCCCACGGTAACTCGAAGAATCTCTTGATCGAAGACTTGGAGCCGGGCATCGAACTGATCTCAGGACATGGTTCCGGTCGCGACGGCATGATGGAAGGCATCGATGACACGTTCGACGCTGCCTTCTTAGTCGGCTATCACGCCAAGGCGGGCACGGCCCTCGGCATCATGGAGCACACCTATACCGGCCGCTCGCACCGGCTGTTCATCAACGAGATGGAAGTGGGCGAGATGGGCCTCTCGGCTGCGACCGCGGGCCGATTCGGGGTCCCGCTTGCGATGGTGAGCAGCGACGAGCAAGGATGTAAAGAAGCCGCCTCGTTCCTGCCCGGCGTGCACACAGCCATCACCAAGTACGGCATTGGTCGATACATGGGACGTTTGTTGCACCCCTCCGAGACCGGCCCGCTGATCGAAGCGACGGCCACAGCCGCGCTGAAGAAGCTCAATCAGCCGTGGACTTTCGAAGGTCCGTGTACGGTTCGACTGGAAGTAAATCGAACCGAAGATGCCGACTGGGCGGCTCGAATTCCGGGCGTCACAAGGGTTGACGGCTACAACGTCTCGGCGACATTGCCGAACTATGCCGATGCGCAGTCGATGGCGGTGGTATTGCTCAGCGTCGGCTCCCTCGGCATGGCCTCGCACGATTAG
- a CDS encoding M48 family metalloprotease, which yields MVVRWIPLELGKMPQSTGLMKKATRIIAVGAAFFVLSSFSLAGGRQQKFTVEDLQKMVDELKPYLPEDPRFTYPIKCVVVDKKEVNANASYEFDPSGPKDQKPRAKMTVYTGLLDFMKDIRMVRAVVAHELSHLAKGHLGKSYKTDDLALIFTRQQEYEADATGAIALEKAGYSRKDMVDMLFKLGESSKDWPGSEKVLGDHADTARRAAAVGSNSLVLRSMVSFQDGEAYMDARMYLPAMRSFDKAIAQEPKFYQSKYNAASAALLNYYSNVAQNVVQSWYVPDFGPLLAMPEWGSRAGVMTEGDQANYLIALTHVKAAFDADPAREESLELQGLALILDPDGKPENLQEGIKDLKAAFAKAMTETDKLRIANNMALGYQRAGNVSEAVRTMVDAQRDSNKYNPYLAVNLGQQVPGDEFKGDALKVEQVLYTYLIRVPKGAMGYDKALDNYPKICTKFGLQIRDIKAAPTYLANVLSLTQGSNTFKMLDPIEDVVNALGKAENANRYNESYNGMKEYIWNSGAFSVITDSRNQGGVQTEELLRITSYTPGASIDIVAQDRTVNGAFHAKVGMSVDDFSKFLDPAAGISRSLVRDAAIEEWTYFPGVNFGVFIKDGKIAGITVCPVRLPDP from the coding sequence ATGGTCGTTCGTTGGATACCTCTGGAATTAGGCAAGATGCCACAAAGTACAGGGCTCATGAAAAAAGCAACTCGAATCATCGCCGTTGGGGCGGCGTTTTTCGTCCTCTCGTCGTTTAGTCTCGCCGGTGGACGACAACAAAAGTTCACGGTCGAAGACCTGCAGAAGATGGTGGACGAACTGAAGCCGTACCTGCCAGAAGACCCTCGGTTCACCTACCCGATCAAGTGCGTGGTCGTCGACAAGAAAGAAGTCAACGCCAACGCCAGCTACGAATTTGACCCGAGCGGTCCAAAGGACCAAAAGCCGCGAGCGAAGATGACGGTCTACACCGGACTTCTGGACTTCATGAAGGACATCCGCATGGTCCGCGCCGTGGTCGCCCACGAGCTTTCACACCTCGCCAAGGGGCACCTCGGCAAGAGCTACAAGACGGACGATTTGGCGCTGATCTTTACCCGCCAGCAGGAATACGAAGCCGACGCCACCGGCGCGATCGCGCTCGAAAAGGCAGGCTACAGCCGCAAGGATATGGTCGATATGCTCTTCAAACTCGGCGAATCCTCGAAGGATTGGCCGGGTAGCGAAAAGGTGCTTGGCGACCACGCCGACACCGCTCGACGAGCCGCTGCGGTGGGCTCCAACAGCCTGGTCCTGCGGTCGATGGTTTCGTTCCAAGACGGCGAGGCGTACATGGATGCACGCATGTATCTTCCCGCGATGCGCTCCTTCGATAAGGCCATCGCTCAGGAGCCAAAGTTCTACCAAAGCAAGTACAACGCTGCCAGTGCCGCGCTCCTGAACTACTATTCGAACGTCGCTCAGAACGTCGTCCAGAGCTGGTATGTGCCGGACTTCGGCCCACTCTTGGCAATGCCGGAGTGGGGCAGCCGTGCCGGTGTGATGACCGAGGGTGACCAAGCCAACTATCTGATTGCCCTCACCCACGTGAAGGCCGCTTTCGACGCCGATCCCGCTCGCGAGGAGTCGCTAGAGCTTCAGGGACTAGCCCTGATCCTCGACCCGGATGGTAAACCGGAAAACCTGCAGGAAGGCATCAAGGACCTGAAAGCCGCGTTTGCAAAGGCAATGACCGAGACCGACAAGCTTCGCATCGCCAACAACATGGCGCTTGGCTACCAGCGGGCGGGCAACGTCAGCGAGGCGGTTCGAACGATGGTCGATGCGCAACGCGACTCGAACAAGTACAACCCGTACTTGGCCGTGAACCTGGGCCAGCAGGTGCCAGGGGACGAGTTCAAGGGTGACGCCCTGAAGGTAGAGCAGGTCCTGTACACCTATCTCATCCGGGTCCCCAAGGGAGCGATGGGTTACGACAAGGCTCTGGATAACTATCCGAAGATTTGTACCAAGTTCGGGCTCCAAATTCGCGATATCAAAGCCGCGCCGACCTACCTGGCTAACGTCCTCTCGCTAACCCAAGGAAGCAACACGTTCAAGATGTTGGACCCAATCGAGGATGTCGTGAATGCGTTGGGCAAGGCCGAAAACGCCAACCGCTACAACGAGTCGTACAACGGTATGAAGGAGTACATTTGGAATAGCGGCGCATTCTCGGTCATCACCGACAGCCGCAACCAGGGCGGCGTACAGACTGAGGAACTTTTACGAATCACGAGCTACACGCCGGGTGCTTCGATCGACATCGTGGCGCAGGACCGCACGGTTAACGGTGCCTTCCACGCAAAGGTCGGAATGTCGGTAGACGACTTTAGCAAGTTCCTCGACCCCGCCGCCGGAATCTCACGAAGTTTGGTTCGCGATGCCGCCATCGAAGAGTGGACGTACTTCCCAGGAGTCAACTTCGGCGTGTTCATCAAGGATGGCAAAATCGCAGGAATCACGGTCTGCCCGGTTCGCTTACCCGACCCCTAG